A single genomic interval of Desulfovibrio intestinalis harbors:
- the fabG gene encoding 3-oxoacyl-[acyl-carrier-protein] reductase: protein MSTEHSTPTATPTALVTGGSRGIGRAIAQTLARDGFQVFLTYVSRPTEAEQVVAEIKAAGGQARAFALDVSDSAAVSDFFAREIKDSANLAVLVNNAGITKDGFLVRMKDEDFDQVINVNLRGAFICTREAAKIMSKSRKGRIVNISSVVGQIGNASQVNYSSAKAALLGLTKSCAKELAARQITVNAVAPGFIETDMTAILSDDVRKGYEDSIPLKRMGTAQEVAETVAFLASDKAAYITGQVLGVNGGMYC from the coding sequence ATGAGTACAGAGCATTCCACGCCCACCGCTACGCCCACAGCTCTTGTGACTGGCGGCTCGCGCGGTATTGGGCGGGCTATTGCCCAAACCCTTGCCCGCGACGGTTTTCAGGTTTTTCTTACCTATGTGAGCCGCCCCACTGAAGCGGAGCAAGTGGTTGCCGAAATCAAGGCAGCTGGTGGACAGGCAAGGGCTTTTGCGCTGGACGTAAGCGACAGCGCCGCTGTTTCCGATTTTTTCGCTCGCGAGATCAAGGACAGCGCTAACCTTGCCGTGTTGGTCAACAATGCGGGTATCACCAAGGACGGCTTCCTTGTCCGTATGAAGGATGAGGATTTTGATCAGGTCATTAACGTCAACCTGCGCGGTGCCTTCATCTGTACTCGCGAGGCTGCCAAGATCATGAGCAAAAGCCGCAAGGGCCGCATTGTAAATATTTCTTCGGTGGTGGGTCAGATAGGCAACGCAAGCCAGGTCAACTACTCCTCGGCCAAAGCCGCCCTGTTGGGCCTCACCAAGTCCTGCGCCAAAGAACTGGCCGCCCGGCAGATTACGGTCAACGCTGTGGCCCCTGGCTTTATTGAAACAGACATGACCGCTATTCTCAGCGACGACGTGCGTAAAGGCTATGAGGATTCTATTCCGCTCAAGCGCATGGGCACAGCTCAGGAAGTGGCCGAAACTGTGGCCTTTCTAGCATCGGACAAAGCCGCCTACATCACCGGGCAGGTGCTTGGTGTAAATGGGGGCATGTACTGTTAG
- a CDS encoding beta-ketoacyl-ACP synthase III gives MNPLCHLLALSTYVPDAVLTNQDLTKVVDTNEEWIVTRTGIKQRHKLADDENASDLGLKASRKALAEAGIEASELTHVITATCTPDVLSPSVACIIAGQLGTGPVMAFDFGAACSGFIYGLSLCRSLLAHQPDAKILFVCTEALTRRVNWSDRSTCVLFGDAATACIVTGSPGNVLAGLEDVVCQSDGTQRDLIVVGGGTSSRYAKGDPIGDDFFITMQGRETYKHAVRNMVHICEEVLTRNGLSTKDVNLLVPHQANMRIIEAVGSRLDMAGDRVFVNVDKYGNTSSASIPLAISEARAAGRIKPGDRLLVTAFGAGLTWGAALLRF, from the coding sequence ATGAATCCTCTTTGCCATTTGCTTGCCCTGAGCACCTATGTGCCGGACGCGGTCCTGACCAACCAAGACCTCACCAAGGTGGTTGACACCAATGAAGAATGGATTGTCACCCGCACTGGCATAAAGCAGCGTCACAAGCTGGCCGACGACGAAAACGCCTCCGATCTGGGCCTTAAAGCTTCCCGCAAGGCGCTGGCAGAAGCTGGTATTGAGGCCTCTGAGCTTACTCACGTCATCACAGCCACTTGCACCCCTGATGTGCTCTCCCCTTCTGTAGCCTGCATCATTGCGGGGCAGCTCGGCACCGGGCCTGTTATGGCTTTTGACTTTGGCGCGGCCTGTTCCGGCTTTATCTACGGGTTATCCCTTTGCCGCAGCCTGCTGGCCCACCAGCCAGATGCCAAAATACTTTTTGTGTGCACCGAAGCTCTGACCCGCCGTGTAAACTGGAGCGACAGAAGCACTTGTGTACTCTTTGGCGATGCGGCCACAGCATGCATTGTCACCGGATCTCCGGGCAATGTCCTTGCCGGACTTGAAGACGTAGTGTGCCAGAGCGACGGCACACAGCGGGATCTTATTGTGGTAGGCGGCGGCACCAGCAGCCGTTACGCCAAGGGTGATCCCATCGGTGACGACTTCTTCATCACCATGCAGGGACGCGAAACTTACAAGCACGCAGTTCGCAACATGGTGCATATTTGTGAAGAGGTGCTGACCCGCAATGGTCTTTCTACCAAAGACGTGAACCTGCTCGTCCCCCATCAAGCAAACATGCGCATTATTGAGGCCGTTGGAAGCCGCCTGGACATGGCCGGCGACCGTGTTTTTGTCAACGTGGACAAGTACGGCAATACATCTTCAGCCTCCATTCCGCTGGCCATTTCAGAGGCTCGTGCCGCCGGACGCATCAAACCTGGCGACCGTCTGCTTGTTACGGCTTTTGGCGCGGGCTTGACCTGGGGCGCGGCCCTGCTGCGATTTTAA
- the plsX gene encoding phosphate acyltransferase PlsX: protein MNERPIIAVDAMGGDFGPSVVVPGAIEAARLYDLHVQLVGDTPKLEAELDKLDLKNVHFDIVQADDVVHMNEKPSDVLRRKKNSSIQVACRLVKEGAADAVVSAGHSGATVACGMFIMGRLQGVERPALAALLPTEKNPVVVLDAGANVDCRPYHLFQFGLMGDAFARDLLSYPSPRVSLLSIGEEEGKGNSQVKEAYELLKMAQNLNFVGNAEGRDIFTGDLDVVVCDGFVGNVVVKMSEGLASSLMRMLKKVFTSGVLPALGGMLAKGAFKRFASTIDYAEYGGAPLLGLQGLAIVCHGRSSSLAMTNAIKMGGTFVRKGTNSHLAETILANEELTRFSRAI, encoded by the coding sequence ATGAACGAGCGCCCCATCATCGCCGTGGACGCCATGGGCGGGGACTTCGGTCCCTCCGTGGTGGTACCGGGCGCCATTGAGGCTGCCCGACTTTATGATCTGCATGTCCAGCTTGTGGGCGACACCCCCAAGCTGGAGGCCGAGCTGGATAAGCTTGACCTCAAAAACGTGCATTTTGATATTGTTCAGGCCGATGATGTGGTGCACATGAATGAGAAGCCCTCAGACGTTCTGCGCCGCAAAAAGAACTCTTCTATTCAGGTGGCCTGCCGCCTGGTTAAGGAGGGTGCCGCTGACGCCGTAGTCAGCGCCGGACATTCTGGCGCTACTGTGGCCTGTGGCATGTTCATTATGGGCCGCCTTCAAGGTGTGGAACGTCCGGCTCTGGCCGCATTGCTGCCCACGGAAAAGAATCCTGTGGTCGTGCTTGACGCCGGAGCCAACGTAGACTGTCGCCCCTACCACCTCTTTCAGTTTGGCCTTATGGGCGACGCCTTCGCAAGGGATCTGCTAAGCTATCCCTCGCCTCGAGTCAGCCTTCTGAGCATCGGCGAAGAGGAAGGAAAGGGCAACTCTCAGGTCAAAGAAGCCTATGAGCTTCTAAAGATGGCTCAAAACCTCAATTTTGTGGGTAACGCCGAAGGGCGTGACATCTTTACCGGCGATCTGGATGTAGTGGTCTGCGACGGTTTTGTAGGCAACGTGGTGGTCAAAATGAGCGAAGGCCTGGCCTCATCGCTCATGCGCATGCTTAAAAAGGTCTTTACCAGTGGCGTTCTGCCAGCCCTTGGCGGCATGCTGGCCAAAGGGGCTTTTAAGCGGTTTGCCAGCACCATTGACTATGCCGAATACGGCGGCGCGCCACTCTTGGGTCTTCAGGGGTTGGCCATTGTCTGTCATGGCCGCTCCAGTTCCCTGGCCATGACCAATGCCATCAAAATGGGCGGCACCTTTGTTCGCAAGGGCACCAACAGCCACCTTGCCGAGACCATTCTGGCCAACGAGGAGCTTACGCGCTTCTCACGCGCCATCTAA
- the rpmF gene encoding 50S ribosomal protein L32, with the protein MAVQQNKKSRSRKGMRRSHDRVAIPAVIYCSCGEPTVPHCVCPSCGTYKGRQVVAKTDSE; encoded by the coding sequence ATGGCCGTTCAACAGAACAAAAAATCCCGCTCCCGTAAGGGTATGCGTCGCTCGCATGATCGTGTGGCCATTCCCGCCGTTATCTACTGTTCCTGCGGTGAGCCTACCGTGCCCCACTGCGTCTGCCCCAGCTGCGGTACGTACAAGGGTCGCCAGGTCGTTGCTAAGACCGATAGCGAGTAA
- a CDS encoding YceD family protein: MQNYRISLNDLPPEGREFHLDDQAIWQNSIKEFGMDCRVTKPLSASIYVLPTEGGWLVRGTLTGEVALPCSRCAEDAPAVVNSRFEDFEEQPESDELDSPGVHTPAMPEEDTASRLVFVNNAPMLDLAAICWEELMLALPVTPLCNTTCKGLCPNCGTNLNEGLCACEHEEVDPRMAVLRGLTLHKN, from the coding sequence ATGCAAAATTATCGCATCTCTCTCAACGACCTCCCCCCGGAGGGCAGAGAATTTCACCTGGACGACCAGGCAATCTGGCAGAACTCCATTAAGGAGTTCGGTATGGACTGCCGCGTGACCAAGCCCCTGAGCGCCAGCATCTACGTGCTGCCCACTGAAGGTGGCTGGCTCGTGCGCGGCACTCTGACCGGCGAAGTGGCTCTGCCGTGCAGCCGCTGTGCCGAAGACGCCCCCGCTGTCGTCAATTCACGGTTTGAAGATTTTGAAGAACAGCCAGAAAGCGATGAGCTTGATAGCCCCGGTGTACATACCCCTGCCATGCCAGAGGAAGACACCGCCAGTCGCCTTGTTTTTGTAAACAATGCGCCCATGCTTGATCTGGCCGCCATCTGCTGGGAAGAACTTATGCTGGCCCTGCCCGTGACGCCCTTGTGCAACACGACGTGCAAAGGCCTGTGCCCCAATTGCGGAACAAACCTCAATGAAGGACTCTGCGCCTGCGAGCACGAAGAAGTTGACCCCCGTATGGCTGTTCTGCGGGGACTTACCCTGCACAAGAACTAA
- the bla gene encoding class A beta-lactamase has protein sequence MPQNSSPKHFTLKRRTFLAGLAGLACFAGLCALPRPLDAAEALGFSSSSLLGLGQTELTGKLSRLEAVSGGRLGIARLDCATGRLYTYRGEEAFPVCSTFKVLVAAAVLKQHPHRINDLVHYGQAKIISWSPVTEKHVNTGMTVEALCAAAVQYSDNTAANLLLEMIGGPAGLTAFARSIGDDVFRLDRMEPALNQADPGDMRDTSSPAAMALTLNALLMNDILPSQHRALLQQWLMECATGASRIPAGAPSGWKVGHKTGGGNNGTANDVGILLSPTGKPVILALYLTQSTVTESARDGILAEATRLLCLPAG, from the coding sequence ATGCCGCAAAACAGCAGCCCCAAACACTTCACCCTGAAGCGAAGAACCTTTTTGGCGGGTCTGGCAGGATTGGCCTGTTTTGCAGGGCTATGCGCTCTACCCCGCCCCCTCGATGCCGCAGAGGCATTGGGATTTTCTTCATCATCGCTCTTGGGGCTTGGCCAGACCGAGCTGACGGGAAAACTTTCGCGGCTTGAGGCCGTGTCAGGCGGCAGGCTTGGTATAGCCCGCCTCGATTGCGCCACAGGGCGTCTGTATACTTACCGGGGCGAAGAAGCCTTTCCCGTTTGCAGCACGTTTAAAGTTCTAGTAGCAGCGGCCGTGCTCAAACAACACCCTCATAGAATAAATGACCTTGTGCATTACGGGCAGGCAAAAATCATTTCCTGGTCGCCCGTGACTGAAAAACATGTGAACACTGGCATGACAGTAGAGGCGCTGTGCGCAGCGGCAGTGCAATATAGTGATAACACCGCCGCCAACCTGCTTCTGGAAATGATCGGCGGGCCTGCTGGTCTGACAGCTTTTGCCCGCTCCATTGGAGACGATGTTTTTAGGCTCGATCGCATGGAGCCTGCCCTCAATCAGGCAGACCCCGGCGACATGCGCGACACATCAAGCCCCGCAGCTATGGCCTTGACGCTAAACGCTCTATTAATGAATGACATATTGCCTTCACAGCACCGCGCACTTTTACAGCAATGGTTAATGGAATGCGCTACCGGGGCCAGTCGCATACCTGCGGGTGCTCCATCCGGCTGGAAGGTCGGACACAAGACAGGCGGCGGCAACAATGGCACAGCCAATGACGTGGGTATTCTGCTGTCCCCAACGGGAAAGCCCGTTATACTGGCACTCTATCTTACCCAAAGTACAGTAACTGAAAGCGCCCGCGACGGCATTCTGGCAGAAGCCACCCGGCTGCTTTGCCTGCCCGCTGGGTAA
- a CDS encoding LysE family translocator: MLTVDVALAFFAASLLLGIAPGPDNIFVLTQSAVYGVGAGIVTTLGLVTGLCVHTAAVALGVAAIFQSSPLAFTVLKTVGAGYLLWLAWLSFKAGAALAVTRGDGAPFPGFAPLYRRGIVMNVTNPKVSLFFLAFLPQFCDPARGSMVMQVLSLGLLFMLATIVVFFSIALLGGRLALWFNKSPGGQVLIHRAAGLVFVGLAVVLLFAGL; the protein is encoded by the coding sequence ATGCTGACTGTGGACGTAGCTCTCGCTTTTTTTGCTGCTTCTCTTCTTCTGGGCATCGCACCGGGGCCGGATAATATTTTTGTGCTCACGCAGTCTGCCGTCTACGGCGTTGGCGCTGGCATTGTAACAACCCTGGGCCTCGTCACTGGCCTTTGTGTGCATACAGCTGCCGTTGCTTTAGGCGTGGCAGCCATTTTTCAAAGCTCTCCCCTGGCGTTCACAGTACTCAAAACTGTAGGCGCCGGGTATCTGCTGTGGCTGGCATGGCTGTCATTCAAGGCAGGAGCCGCTCTGGCTGTGACCAGGGGGGATGGTGCCCCCTTTCCCGGCTTCGCACCCTTGTATCGACGCGGCATTGTCATGAACGTGACCAACCCCAAGGTCTCGCTCTTTTTTCTCGCCTTTCTGCCGCAGTTCTGCGATCCGGCGCGAGGCAGCATGGTCATGCAGGTTCTGAGTCTGGGCCTTTTATTCATGCTGGCCACCATTGTGGTCTTTTTCAGTATAGCTTTGCTGGGCGGTCGGCTGGCCCTATGGTTCAACAAATCACCGGGCGGGCAGGTGCTTATCCACCGGGCGGCCGGATTGGTTTTTGTGGGCTTGGCCGTGGTTCTTCTTTTTGCCGGACTCTAG
- a CDS encoding GIY-YIG nuclease family protein, whose protein sequence is MTSDCWLVYLLECADGTLYCGVTRDIERRLAQHNGALPGGARYTRGRRPVHLLTSRSCSCKSDALRLEIAVKGKPRHAKIAFLLDGEQK, encoded by the coding sequence ATGACATCTGACTGCTGGCTGGTCTACCTTTTGGAATGTGCTGACGGCACGCTGTACTGCGGCGTTACCCGTGATATAGAGCGGCGTTTGGCGCAACACAACGGTGCCTTGCCGGGGGGAGCGCGTTACACGCGTGGCAGACGCCCGGTACATCTGCTGACCAGCCGAAGCTGCTCGTGCAAGTCTGACGCCTTGCGGCTGGAGATCGCAGTCAAGGGCAAACCCCGCCACGCCAAAATCGCATTTTTGCTGGATGGAGAACAAAAATAA
- a CDS encoding tetratricopeptide repeat protein has protein sequence MKKKCAAIFLTMAVFLFSALTAGAQPVDQVEKKLDEAWTAYNIGQYPKVLQLVQPLASDGNARAQIILGRCYENGLGVPQDMEMAAKWFRLAAEQNNSEAQVLLAYQYELGVGVPKNDATVVDLMTRAANAGNAEALFNLALYHGQGKYGFAKNPTESFRLAKIAADHGYAQAERYVGACYEFGVGVPENKAEAQIWYGKAKAQGLEEDGNVFNFVREYTMP, from the coding sequence ATGAAAAAGAAATGCGCTGCGATTTTTCTGACAATGGCGGTTTTTTTGTTCTCAGCTTTGACCGCGGGTGCGCAACCCGTGGATCAGGTGGAGAAAAAACTCGACGAGGCGTGGACAGCCTATAACATCGGCCAATACCCGAAGGTGCTGCAACTGGTGCAGCCTTTGGCTTCGGACGGCAACGCCCGGGCTCAGATTATCCTTGGCCGTTGTTATGAAAATGGTCTTGGTGTGCCTCAGGATATGGAAATGGCTGCCAAGTGGTTCCGTCTCGCGGCGGAGCAAAACAACAGCGAAGCCCAGGTACTTCTGGCGTATCAGTATGAGTTGGGAGTGGGCGTACCCAAGAATGACGCGACAGTGGTCGACCTTATGACCCGCGCCGCCAATGCCGGTAATGCTGAAGCTCTGTTCAATCTGGCCCTTTACCACGGTCAGGGCAAGTACGGCTTTGCTAAAAACCCCACTGAAAGTTTCCGGTTGGCCAAAATTGCGGCTGATCACGGCTATGCCCAGGCAGAACGGTATGTAGGCGCCTGCTATGAATTCGGTGTCGGCGTGCCTGAAAACAAGGCTGAAGCGCAGATATGGTACGGGAAAGCCAAGGCTCAGGGGTTGGAAGAGGACGGCAATGTGTTCAACTTCGTGCGTGAATACACGATGCCTTAG
- a CDS encoding Hsp70 family protein — MKILGIDLGTSNTYVYGAHKSSSAPHPVILPRVSAPDGCVETAILYENDSPLLIGHLAESEYYANASLRSRRELRSQFKPEIGEENAEAARWMTDFLRMLRKELPQDTLESDSQIFVGVPSRTRESFGISLSQCFKDAGWPAPSLIKESDAAMISCLQSGAIELDDLEHSLLILDFGGGTCDFTLAENSEILQCGGDRLLGGRLFDDLLFQLFCRHNPGLLNQVQADVCEYYVHWVLCKAEKERFSKILQQDVNSAVSLHLSWFDAQGKQKHAYLHELTWQQVVNAAESYTASESLLGILRQYANRGALGAVAGDMLQGRQVGLISWFKDILYEIRRQKSIDKVILTGGSSGWFFAHDAVRDVFGTDNIVMSPRTYEDIAFGLALYPMLLNTHLRIKTLLEEQSEDFCMRVSDLAQGIFEKHTKMAAKTCAERIAVRDILSVLESAQEARKTVEDIEREISERIQNDTGLLTIVQERTEAARKEIEKELRLQFNRWLRENGVYLAPRLNFSAHTLSTSFFDAVQVKVSRLTLLNTMDVMAVAVLPGVAAFAIGEKMLLTTGEPISAVLGGAAAFAGTWALGKFGKKFLQRQRLPKFLLNEKNREKITAKNREYIEEVLGQAFQEIRQDLMEDARSKIRYALKGLLQRLTVLNHIRVERGNTV; from the coding sequence ATGAAAATACTGGGCATAGACCTTGGCACCAGCAACACCTACGTCTACGGCGCGCATAAAAGTTCATCGGCTCCACACCCCGTGATACTCCCTCGGGTCAGCGCGCCGGATGGTTGCGTTGAAACCGCCATTCTTTATGAAAACGATTCACCTCTTTTGATCGGCCATTTGGCAGAGAGCGAGTATTACGCCAATGCCAGCCTGCGTTCACGCCGCGAACTTCGCAGTCAGTTCAAACCAGAAATAGGCGAAGAAAATGCCGAGGCTGCACGCTGGATGACTGATTTTCTTCGCATGCTGCGCAAAGAATTGCCGCAGGATACTTTGGAATCAGATAGCCAGATATTTGTAGGTGTTCCCTCCAGAACGCGCGAAAGCTTCGGTATAAGCCTTTCACAATGCTTCAAAGATGCGGGCTGGCCTGCACCCTCCCTTATCAAGGAATCTGACGCGGCCATGATATCCTGCCTCCAGTCTGGGGCCATAGAGTTGGATGACCTGGAACACAGCCTGCTCATATTGGACTTTGGCGGCGGCACCTGCGATTTCACCCTGGCTGAGAATTCGGAAATCCTACAGTGCGGCGGCGATCGCCTGCTGGGTGGACGCCTTTTTGACGACCTGCTTTTTCAACTTTTCTGCCGCCACAACCCCGGCCTGCTCAATCAGGTCCAGGCTGACGTTTGTGAGTATTACGTCCACTGGGTTTTGTGTAAGGCAGAAAAGGAACGCTTTTCCAAAATATTGCAGCAGGATGTCAACAGTGCCGTCAGCCTGCACCTTTCGTGGTTCGATGCGCAGGGCAAACAAAAACACGCCTATTTACATGAGCTTACATGGCAGCAAGTGGTCAACGCGGCTGAAAGCTATACGGCTTCGGAATCGCTGTTGGGCATACTTCGTCAGTATGCCAACAGGGGCGCGCTGGGGGCTGTTGCCGGAGATATGCTGCAAGGCCGCCAAGTAGGGCTCATCTCCTGGTTCAAGGATATTCTTTACGAAATCAGGCGGCAAAAGAGCATAGACAAAGTCATTCTCACAGGCGGCAGCAGCGGCTGGTTTTTTGCGCACGATGCGGTTCGTGACGTTTTCGGCACAGATAATATTGTTATGAGCCCGCGCACCTATGAAGATATCGCCTTTGGGCTCGCCCTTTATCCTATGCTGCTGAACACCCACCTCAGGATAAAGACCCTGCTAGAGGAACAAAGCGAAGATTTTTGCATGAGGGTCTCTGATCTGGCACAGGGCATTTTTGAAAAGCACACCAAAATGGCAGCCAAAACCTGTGCAGAACGTATTGCTGTCAGAGATATATTAAGTGTTCTTGAATCTGCTCAGGAAGCCCGAAAAACGGTTGAAGACATCGAGCGGGAAATCAGCGAAAGAATCCAGAATGATACTGGCCTGTTAACCATAGTTCAAGAGCGAACAGAAGCAGCCCGCAAAGAAATTGAAAAAGAACTACGATTGCAATTCAACCGCTGGTTGCGTGAAAATGGCGTCTACCTCGCACCCAGACTGAATTTTTCAGCCCACACCCTCAGCACAAGTTTTTTCGACGCCGTGCAGGTGAAGGTTTCACGCCTTACGCTGCTTAATACTATGGATGTTATGGCTGTGGCCGTTTTGCCTGGTGTGGCGGCCTTTGCCATTGGCGAAAAAATGCTGCTTACAACAGGTGAGCCAATATCCGCGGTGCTCGGAGGGGCTGCAGCCTTTGCCGGAACATGGGCCTTGGGCAAATTTGGCAAAAAATTTCTACAGCGACAAAGACTGCCCAAATTTCTTCTCAATGAAAAAAATCGGGAAAAGATCACCGCAAAGAACAGAGAATATATTGAAGAGGTTCTGGGGCAGGCTTTTCAGGAAATTCGGCAAGACCTTATGGAAGACGCCAGAAGCAAGATCCGTTACGCCCTTAAGGGTTTGCTGCAACGGCTAACGGTTCTGAACCATATTCGGGTGGAACGCGGAAACACCGTATAG
- a CDS encoding adenosine deaminase has protein sequence MTMTSPATESMPDITSVTDATLEKITSFPKDFTQHRQLLSDLKEDLVALCAAKSTSADIPEDLRWSLARDMPDFSTDVLYVKRYSLPSMAGIVFLGFFIGGLLSNLLGLIDMGGEIIRVTTVLGMLYGAEYLAGNPKARTRLLIFLGLGALATFAASIVAGILRLTSWADFKSAVFGTSSAPGLLKRTYLLLGAAFLFVLLAKKTTSLDVIAFKLSLNQQAQARARNLMTFFSVWDQLQAELDSLRGTELATPQSGKCHRNDCPLAQSVIHLLDGMEEEPRQFLTEQLAFMGYNLAENDGHILWDDAVHAELYDTIGLVKNGDHCRVLRRYSRAGDAVIKGHVQKETAPFGRARA, from the coding sequence ATGACAATGACCAGCCCCGCAACTGAATCCATGCCAGATATAACGTCAGTTACAGATGCAACCCTTGAAAAAATAACATCTTTTCCCAAGGATTTTACACAGCATCGGCAGCTTCTTTCTGACCTCAAGGAAGATCTTGTGGCTTTGTGCGCCGCAAAATCAACCAGCGCAGACATCCCCGAAGATTTGCGCTGGAGCCTTGCCCGCGACATGCCGGATTTTTCCACTGATGTCCTGTATGTAAAGCGGTACTCCCTGCCGAGCATGGCAGGTATCGTTTTTCTTGGCTTCTTTATTGGCGGCCTGTTGTCAAACCTGTTGGGCCTCATAGATATGGGCGGGGAAATAATCCGCGTGACCACGGTGCTTGGCATGCTCTACGGCGCTGAGTATCTGGCAGGCAATCCCAAGGCACGAACCCGGCTTTTGATCTTTTTGGGTCTGGGCGCACTGGCAACCTTTGCCGCCAGCATAGTCGCCGGAATTCTTCGGCTGACCTCCTGGGCGGATTTCAAAAGTGCCGTTTTTGGAACAAGCAGCGCGCCGGGCCTCTTGAAGCGCACATATCTGCTGCTTGGAGCCGCATTTCTTTTTGTGCTACTGGCAAAAAAAACCACCTCGCTTGACGTAATTGCCTTCAAGCTTTCTTTGAACCAGCAGGCGCAAGCCCGCGCTCGTAATCTCATGACCTTTTTCTCTGTCTGGGACCAGTTGCAGGCAGAGCTGGACAGCCTCAGGGGCACAGAGCTGGCAACACCGCAATCGGGCAAATGCCACAGAAATGACTGCCCCCTGGCCCAAAGCGTTATTCACCTGCTGGACGGTATGGAGGAGGAGCCCAGACAGTTTCTCACAGAACAGCTTGCGTTTATGGGGTACAACCTTGCCGAAAACGATGGTCATATTCTGTGGGACGACGCCGTTCATGCAGAACTTTACGACACCATCGGCCTTGTGAAAAACGGCGACCATTGCCGTGTGCTACGCCGCTATTCCCGGGCAGGCGACGCGGTCATCAAGGGGCATGTACAGAAAGAAACCGCCCCCTTCGGGAGGGCCAGAGCATGA